The Alosa alosa isolate M-15738 ecotype Scorff River chromosome 3, AALO_Geno_1.1, whole genome shotgun sequence nucleotide sequence GCCTGCAGAGCGGTACCAGGTACATCTTCATTGTTAAGGCCATTAACCAGGCAGGGAACCGCAGCAGCGAGCCGGGCAAACTCAAGACCAACAGTGAGTCTCTGCACACTGCACTAAAAACACATGCAGCTCAGACTGACacagcagacagtgacatagtGAAGGTTTGACATTGATGTCCACCTCCACAGGCCAGCCCTTCAAACTGGACCCAAAGTCTGCCCACAAGAAGCTGAAGGTGTCCCATGACAGCCTGACAGTGGAGAGAGACGAGACGTCGTCAAAAAAGAGCCACAGTCAAGACCGGTTCAGCAGCCAGGGAAGCTACGGAGTCACAGGAAATGTCTACATTGACAGTGGCCGCCACTACTGGGAGGCTCTGATTGGAGGGAGCACATGGTAGGAGCATTATCTAGTCAGGGTGCATTTTTTGTGACCCAGTTagccctcctgttgtgttcgttttatgttttatgtatactagttttgtgttcccggtcaaaaatgaccactGCATTATAACTTAattataaatccatagtaagACATGTATTATCATCTGATGTTGTGATGGACCTTTGTACCAACTTATACCCTATTGGATATTTCCAGTTTTGAACTttcatttgctatttatggcctgcaggcctcattgacctgagctcatgcaattTAGAAAGGGGAAGCTTCCATTGGGGAGtggttccagtgggggctggcatagaagcaaagagggggagtgagggtgtgtttgtgtgtgtgttttaatgtacagaagcacacatacatctgATCAATTGGTTTGTGCCTGGgctcaattttatacactgacaattttctcacccattcatttttttttgaggGAAAAGAATTGTCAATCGGTCACATTTGACCACGAATTTAACAGGAGGGAAATTTGTTGCAATCCTgcaaaatagaatagaatagaatggaaTAAATCTTAATGTAGCTATTAATGTTTTCCATGATGTGTCATATTTATTTGTCATGAGttatttcatcatatttaaattaaattcttTCCCCAGGTTTGCTGTGGGCATTGCATACAAGTCTGCCCCTAAGCACGAGTGGATTGGCAAGAACTCTGCCACATGGGTGCTGTGCCGCTGCAACAACGCCTGGGTAGTGCGACACAACAGTAAAGAGATGCCCATCGAGCCGTCCCCACACCTGCGCCGTCTGGGCGTGCTGCTGGACTACGATGCCGGCTACTTGTCCTTCTACGACGCCGTGGGCTCCCACCACCTCTACACCTACGACATCACCTTCATTCAGCCGGTGTGTCCCGTCTTCAACGTGTGGAACAAGTGTTTGACTGTCCTCACGGGACTGCCCATTCCCGACCACCTGGAGACGACAGATTCTCAGGACTAAGAAAAGATCCAGAAGTCTCCAGCACCCAACTCACTGAATGCTCTTGCACAAAAAGACTGTGTGCTTCACTCACCACAGAAAAGACGGATGCCCCTCCAGCTGTACAAAGTAGatgatgaaaataaacaaagcctttatttcAATCATTCCTAAATCATACTCCTATGGTTCATTAGTTTCTGTAgagaatattatttatttaaatggaAAAACAAGCAATTACACTtagaaattgttttgttttgctttgcacATCTTCTGTGTTTATGCTTAGCTTATTTCAGCCCCACAGGAAGGCATTTTGCATAGCTCTATTCAAGTCAGCTAATGTGAAATCACTAATGAGATGCTTTTATTTGTCTCTCACATTCACAtgattttgtctgtttgtttatccATGGTCCTGTGTTTATGGGCTACTTCTACAGTTGTGGCACACGTCTTCATCTCTACAAAACTATCACTAAAGTCATGATTATTGCAACAGCAGCTTCTGTATGTAAAAAATTAAGTGTCAAATGAACTCTCTTTATTCATTTTGGACTCAGGTGatgatttttttaaactcaGCTTGAAAGTCACAGTTTGTCATTTGGTAGTTTTATATTGGAACAGTTCACATACATTTTAAAATCCTGATAACAGATTATGTTAAAACTGTGTTAGTAAAAGAGATGACAGAAAAATATGACCATATTAGGCTTTCCACACATGTCACTTATTGCAGCTAATTCTTAAAATCAAAAATATTGCACTATATTAAAATTTTGCTTTCAAGTATGAGTTATAGTCTACTTTGTTTTTGGACTTCTGATAACAGTTCTTAATATTTCTTCTATAGGgcggagtatgtgtgtgataaatacacaaatacatagacGAAGACTATATTTGTGAGTAAAGACTTAAACAAGTATGTCAAAATGGGATTCAGTAGGACACTCAGACAGCATACACCTATACAGGAGACTGACAAGATCCTTTGTGACATCTCCGTTTTTTGTGCTTTTGTGTCATAGCTGGGGGACTCCTCAGTCTCTTTCAACAGCGTGAGCCCAAACACGGCTGACCTCACGCTGACCTCGCCTTCACTTGCCCCTTAGACACAGATCATGACGGTGCACTAGAGCACACAGATTCCCCTTGTGGAATGATGTCACACAGATCTGTCTGCATGGGCactgacttattattattattttaaattcaaTATAGgataatgtgtttgtttatttgacaGAATAATGTCACCTCTCTCAGTTTGAACATCATCTAGGCTACTCTTGACACAAGCTTCCATTTCACAAAAATATGAAGCTCCATGCACATGAGTAATAATAACACTAAAGTgcaagtgtgcttgtgtgtctgaaaTACCTAAAAATCATTCATtctaaaaacaagaaaaaacatttgataaatAAACAACTATTCAGTCCCAATTAATGTTTGCTGGTTAATTGCAGGCTGACAGTGACAGCAAAATAGCATAGAGTAATAAGGTACTGCCTGAACTTTCTATGTCATTtgtaaaaacatattttatttctCAGCACTGTTCTGTGGCTAGTGGTCTGCATGCACAAAATATATTCAGCTAAATTAAAGGATTGTTTAAGATAGTGAATAAAACTGACATACACCACACTTACTGCTAAATATGAGCTTCTATGGTAGCCTATATATAACCTAGCCCAGGGATATGACTCCAAAAAATCAATCGAGCTCTGTTCCCATTTGTTAGGCCAACAGCCCCACGGTTCAGAGCAGATCATCATTTTTGGCCCTGAGGACAGTTATATTGAATGTCTTTCCGTGAGACCTAGTTTGCCTCACAGCCACTCCATTCTTGATCAACACGGTGTAAAAATCTGACCTTATAGCATGTTAGTCTAAATGGGAAAAGAAAgaatcaaagaaagaaagacacaaacaaatgttGACTTTTAAAAACATGGAATAGCCTATTGTGTTGACAACACACCATTTCTcccaaaataaaacaacattccCTGTTGAATGAAAAGATGGCCAGCAGCATGTCCacgtcttttcttttttgacacTCCTGCACCTACCCTACCGGTAGCCTTCCCACAACAAAATAGAGCCttagaaaacagaaaaacatcCTTTGTCAGAGTCTTCTCAGGGCAAAAACAGTCACTCGCCACTCACAGAAGCATAGAAAAGGGGTGCCAGTCTATTGCAAAATGTCAAAACAGCAGCAATAACCCCAAGGGAGGGCATCCCTCCACTGATGGTCCGTGGACCACTTTTGGAGATTTGTATGCAAGCCTCCATCCTGAAGACATTTCATCACGAACTCACTCCAGACACTAATTTGTGAGAAACAAATGTTGTAGGAATCTACAGCCTCCTGTAGCCTAGACTAAGGTGACTGCCATTTACACTTATCTAATCAACTCATTTAGTAATTCCATACAGTTGCTGAATTTGTATCAATCTGATCCTTAAAGACCAAAAACACAGCATTAGGCCTATGTGGTGGTTAAGGTGCTGGAATTTAaagtaaaattatttttttttttttaagctttcCAAAGACTTCCTTCTGgacatgaaagaaagaaaggctcACAACGAAAAAGTACATGTTTGGTAAAAGACTGGTAAGTCATCATCCGAAAAATCACAGGCCTACTTGGATGGAAGAGCATGGAACAAGGGTAACCCCTAACGGCCAGCCACGATAAATACCACAAAAGTACGTACTGAGGTAGAGGAGTGTACGACAACCTTTTACCACGGAGAACTTCAGGAACAGGAACTGGTGTGTTTGATGACGTTGAATGTTGATAGAGACGATGGCATCCATGGAACAGTCTCTCCTAGATTTAACTGACAAAGAAACCCGTGAAAAATTGTCATTGTGGGACCGACGGACTGATCCCATGGCGCCgttaacagaaaaacaaacagactcGATTTTGGAAATTCGTACTGCAGCTGAAACACTTCCCATTCCATCTGAGGTGAGTGCATGCTAACTTGCTAACGTTACATTGCTAGCACTAGTTATCCTGCTGCATACTTTAATAACGTTACCCTTTCTCTTGTGAGTTGATGGTCTGTCATAAATTATAGGACAGTTGACATATCATGTTAAGTTTTCATAGAAAGGTTGCATGCACCCATCTGCACTATTGTCATACAAACAGAGGGTGCTTTCGATTGCATCCAGCTACAGTGATTTTCAATGAGTGAAGTAGCTTGCCAGCTGGCTGGCTAACTGACTTACTAGCTCTGCTCTCTCATTGCTATGTTATGTCTACCCGGTTagcgctagctagctagcgagctagcaagctaacaaaGTTGCTGTAGTAGCCTAATCGACTTGCCACGTCGCTAGCTGACTAGCCATTTGTAAGAATATAAACTCCCAATGCCGCGCATGTCCTTATGTTCCATGTCGTTAATTAGCGAAATCATGGATGAAATTGATTCGTGGTTCGAGTAATGGGTTGCTATTTGATAGTATAGAATGAGGTGAGAGGATAACGTTAGCTGATAAATCTGTCAACAAGCTAGTCAAGTTCAGTTGTGTATTAGCTGTCTAACAGACTTACGTTTCAATTTAGCTTGAAGGAACAAGAGTGTTTCTGTCTgaagttatgttcccagttgcCAGTGCATACTATTTATGTCACATTTTGATCCCTTGTTCGTTTCATGTAGTTGCCTATCGAGGACCTCTGCAGCCTGACCTCACGCTCTTTGCGTACCACCTTTACAACAACAGTGCCAGCATCTACGGAGGATGTGCTGCTGAAGGGCTTCCAAGCGCTGGACCTCGAGAATGAGAGAATAGAGACAGCGCAACAGGTCAGCCGCTCATTTACATGTACCCCCATCATTCCACTGACTCAGTtatattttttgatatgttgagTGTCCTTGTCTAATGACAACAACGTTGTATCTCTTATCTGCTCTACAGTTTTTCTCTTGGTTCTCCAAGTTACAAGTTCAAATGGATCAGGATGAAGGAGCTAAATACAGGTTTGGGGAAGTCTCTTGGGGAGTTTGGCAGCATGAATGTTAGAGATTGGCTCCATTCTTGCATGATTGGTCATTCTACTGTATGCTTATAtaatgttttgcaaaatgtgtaaAGCCCAGACGTTTACTTAACACGAATGAGTAAGCACAAGGCAGTTGATCTGCACTTTACACTATCTAAGTTAGTGCTTAAACTCAGGGAATGATATCTGGGTTTTGGCTTTGTAGAGCAGGTCTCTCCCATAAAAAATATTCACaaagtgtcttttttttttttttaattccctcTGGCAGAAAAACACGAGACGGTCTGAATGGCTATCAGGAACAATGTGACTCCATTTTGAATGATGTGAATGAAGCACTGCAGCACTTGGACTCGCTACAGAAGCAGTATCTGTTTGTGTCCACCAAAACAGGCACTTTGCACGAGGCCTGTGAGCAGCTACTGAAAGAGCAGGTTAGAGAGTGGGTTACTGAGAATGTGTGCTGGATTTCATTGGTGACTTAAACAGACAGTGAGACCAGTTCTTGCTTTTTCAGCATTCTGCCAATTAAATCCTAATTTGTCTTGTTTCTCAGTCTGAACTTGTGGACTTGGCAGAGAGCATTCAGCAAAAGCTGTCATATTTCAATGAGTTGGAAAACATAAATACGGTAGGATTCAGTTACTATTTTGGGTCCTTTTTTTCAGTGTGCCAGCACACTCAGCAAATTGTCACCaactctctttatctcctcaGAAATTAAATTCCCCTACCCTCTCAGTGAACAGTGAAGAATTTATTCCAGTGCTTTCTAAACTGGACGACTGCATCGAATATGTCTCTTCGCATGTAAGTATACATGtggtctttttttcccctttctggATATGTAAGAGTGGCTTTTTATGTTTGATTCAGCCTACTGGCAGAGAGTTTGGCTTCAGGGTTGGATGAATGTTAGAGATTGAGCATGCACTAATGTAATATTCATTCTTCTCTTTGTTTACGATTCAGCCAAATTTCAAGGACTATCCTGTGTATCTCACCAAGTTCAAACAATGTCTCTCAAGAGCTATGCACCTCATGAAGACTCATACTGTGAACACCATGCAGAACCTTACTAGTCAGCTCACAAAAAGGGTATGGATGCTAACATTATCTCTGAGAAGTATAATTATGCCACCTGAGGAACCGTTCTGAAGTGCTGTGGTGCTCTGTATGTTTCAGTTAataaccccctctctcttcttagGATCCATTGGGAACAGCCAATGCAGATAATGCTTTTACACTGTACTATGTGAAGTTCAGAGCTGCCGCTCCAAAAGTCAGGGTAATGTTTATGTTCTTCTTCAGAATCTGTTTACATTTATGTGGGCAGATTAGACAAAACAAGTGTGCATAATCTGGTGAACATAGCAAATGTTTTGCATTCTCCACACAGAATGTTTacttgtttttcttgtttttccaGACATTAATAGAACAAGTAGAAAAGCGGTCAGAGAAGATTCCAGAGTAAgctgaattaaattaaattgaacaAGTGCTACTGTAGTGATTCTCTTGTGTCTCTTGAGCTCCATGAGAAGACTGTAATGTACCTTGCCCTGCACAGATACCATCAGTTGCTGGATGAAATCCACCAGTGTTACCTGGACCAAAGAGAACTCCTGCTGAGTCCCTGCATCGCCTCCACCATCACTGACCTAACCAGCCAGAACAACAAGGACCACTGTGCCCTGGTATCACCCTTCAGACTACAGAGCTCTCACACGTTATCATGTATCATTGATTTTATTCCTCATAATACAACATTTTGACCAATATTGTGGTGATGTTGGTGTTCTTCCTCCAGGTGCGCAGTGGCTGTGCCTTTATGGTTCACGTTTGTCAGGATGAACACCAGCTTTATAACGAGTTTTTCTCCAAACCTACGTCAAAATTAGAGTAAGTCGAACAGTGTCTCTTCCACTAGTTTGTCAACCGTTGACATTTTTCACTGAGTGAGCAGTTCATGATTTTGCTCATTAGATGAGTGTCTAATCACTACCTGAGATACAGGTGTGATGAGTTGGCCACACCTTTTTCGGCCGATAGAGAATGTGTTCTTGAACCGGTTCCGTTCAGAATTCGTTGTGCTATCTAGTAAACCAGCCCCAATGGGGGTCTTGTTGCTCAGTGCTGATGGCTGGTTGCTTGTTGTGCTGTGTTCTCACAGTGAGCTGCTGGAGAAGCTGTGCCTCTCCCTATATGATGTGTTGCGGCCGCTTATCATCCATGTCATCCACCTGGAGACGCTCTCCGAGCTCTGTAGCATCCTCAAGAACGAGATGCTGGAGGACCATGTCCACAACAATGGTAACACACTGTactagcacacacagacacagagacacacacacacacacacacactcaggctgtcactttacgttcgaaaatcaattgcacaatcgattggaccaaccaacacaagtttcgaaactaaaatagggaatcgattttaaccaaatatgtacacttcattttaaacgaattaaacaaataaaaaagatagatgtaacaaaacccacaaacaagcagaaaaagaaaataaagaattccGAAAGTGCAGTaggcattgcgaaagctaaaaagaaaattcccaccaattttacgcacctgaaacagctgtttcaatcggctgctgtgctgatggtgttttgccaaaaaatggaggacaacgcgatcaacctgtgtgacatgagagagacgagtgataagccctaataacttgaggagttctaTATGAAAGCACTTCGGGTTCGCCAataatcagaaatattgctggcttgtgcGTCTTCAAGTGCCCTCTTTACGTTcctcctaatgcctgttagttgtccgtggattggcctatatttggcgttgaaaatggaaacgtctttagacaaagaaaatcgattttacaatcgattcaatgaacacttatgggctccccctattaagtcaggttctgctcaaggtttcttcctggaatatgggagtttttccttgccacagttgccatatggcgtgcttgtggggggtaagagggttaaggctgccagtcttatgatgtcattttctatatttttgatatgttgctgagtggatcataaacagccccagcaatgaagaaaagtgattgataatgactgactgactattattgtgttacatgcttcaaatgtaaagcactttgagctgcattctgtgtatgaaaggtgctatacaaataaagcttattattattattattattattattattattattattattattattattattatgtgtcaaatcgaacaggattttttcacaaaagtgacacaccctcacacacacacacacacataccatgaaCAGGATGTCAACAGGATACCTAAATATGGACACAGATGTTTCTCTCTGTAATCAGAAAATGTCTGACTGTTGGTTTTGTCAAATGCCAAGACATCATGCACAATGGAACACTGAGTGTGACCCAGTTGTGATGACCTAGTTGCCATGCCGTTCTCCTGTCAGTCTTTTTATAATCTCTTGCCCTGAACTGACCATGGTGCGGTGCATATGCTTGCGTGAAACTgcttattgtgtatgtgtgtgtgcatatgcttgcGTGaaactgctttgtgtgtgtgtgtgtgtgtgtgtgtgtgtgtgtgtatgtgtattgtgtgtgtgtgtgtgtgtgtgtgtgtgtgtgtgtgtgtgtgtgcttctgacCACTGGCAAGCTGACCTTAttctgagtttgtttgtgtgaaacCACTGGCAGGCCAAGCTGatttgcatgctgtgtgtgtgtgtgtgtgtgtgagagagagagagtggccacTGGCTGACTGAGCTACATCTCATGCTgtgttgtgactgtgtgtgtgagaccaccGCTGGGCCTATCCCTGCTGCGTTTTGAGTGTGCGTGAGTGCAAgaacacacacgtgtgtatttgtgtgtgtgtgtgtgtgtgcggccacTGGCAGGCCAGGCTgaactgtgtgtgctgtgctgtgtcccCTGGACAGCGGGGCAGCTGGGGGCCTTTGAAGCGGTGGTGAAGCAGATGCTGGAGGACGTGCAGGAGCGGCTGGTCTACCGCACCCACATCTACATCCAGTCCGACATCATCGGCTACAACCCCGCCCCCGGGGACCTGGCCTACCCCGAGAAGCTGGAGATGATGGAGGTGCGCTGCTGTTTGCTCTCATTTCATCGCTTGTTTATTTTCCGTTTAATCGGCTGTTTATTTGCGTGTTTGCCGGCCCGACAGGCTCTCTTactatttgttgttgttgggtgTTTCAGAAAATCGCCCAGAGCCTGAAGGAGGAGCAGCTGCGCTCGCAGTCGGCCGAACCCTCGTTCTCCGACGTGCAGCTGGAAGATCCCGAGGCCAAGAGGGCCATTAGctctggttagtgtgtgtgtgtgtgtgtgtgtgtgtcacaatgaCAAAAGGCAGGAGGATGCCAGGACGATGGAGAGTTCTGCTGGCTCTCTGCCGGACTGGCCCCTTCTTTCTGCCCTCGCTCAGTCCCGGCCCTCATGCGTTTGTTTCCTTGATGTTGCTGCCCCTAACAGGCGGAGGAGAGGGCTCGCGGCTGCAGACGTCCATCTCGCCGGCGGACCTGCACGGTATGTGGTACCCCACTGTCCGGCGCACTCTGGTCTGCCTGTCCAAGCTCTACCGCTGCATAGATGTAAGTAGCTGCCCCAGCACATTGTGGATTCAGTCTTTATTTCACAACACATTGTCTCGTGGCTTATTATGGGAAAAGTGTCTGTGTTGGGGACTAAGGGCTTTGACTTGTGCTGTTCAGATGCTATGCTTGTGCACAGATCAGACAGTCCTCGTTCTTTTAATAATCACCGGAACATCTATCTATGTGCATGGCAACTGCAGATGAGTTTCAGCTTTTCCTGAGTAATGGTCTCTATCACAAGGTCTTAATGCCCCTTTGAAGGACaccatttcttttttgtgtgtgtttgtgcagagaGCAGTCTTTCAGGGCTTATCTCAAGAAGCCTTATCAGCCTGCATCCAGTCTCTCCTCAAAGCCTCCGATGTCATCCTCAAGAACAAGGTGGACACTGCTTTTCAGGGATACATTGTTCCctcttacacgcacacacacgcacgcacacgcacacacgcacgcacacatacacacacagtatttacTCTTTCCTAAATTGCATGTGTCAGGTTGATTTCCCACCACATTAGAAGATGTGGCAGTAATTTATCTTGTATGTTATGGGCACAACAGAtattacttttttaaaat carries:
- the cog3 gene encoding conserved oligomeric Golgi complex subunit 3 → MLIETMASMEQSLLDLTDKETREKLSLWDRRTDPMAPLTEKQTDSILEIRTAAETLPIPSELPIEDLCSLTSRSLRTTFTTTVPASTEDVLLKGFQALDLENERIETAQQFFSWFSKLQVQMDQDEGAKYRKTRDGLNGYQEQCDSILNDVNEALQHLDSLQKQYLFVSTKTGTLHEACEQLLKEQSELVDLAESIQQKLSYFNELENINTKLNSPTLSVNSEEFIPVLSKLDDCIEYVSSHPNFKDYPVYLTKFKQCLSRAMHLMKTHTVNTMQNLTSQLTKRDPLGTANADNAFTLYYVKFRAAAPKVRTLIEQVEKRSEKIPEYHQLLDEIHQCYLDQRELLLSPCIASTITDLTSQNNKDHCALVRSGCAFMVHVCQDEHQLYNEFFSKPTSKLDELLEKLCLSLYDVLRPLIIHVIHLETLSELCSILKNEMLEDHVHNNAGQLGAFEAVVKQMLEDVQERLVYRTHIYIQSDIIGYNPAPGDLAYPEKLEMMEKIAQSLKEEQLRSQSAEPSFSDVQLEDPEAKRAISSGGGEGSRLQTSISPADLHGMWYPTVRRTLVCLSKLYRCIDRAVFQGLSQEALSACIQSLLKASDVILKNKTQIDGQLFLIKHLLIMREQIAPFHTDFAIKEISLDLKKTRDAAFKILNPRAVPKFFRFNSHNAILEFLLEGTPEIKEHYIDSKKDVDRHLKSSCEQFIQQQTGIFVGNLEEFLTKVSALKTMAVQGGPTYNLSQQSWAQPAKIHDLVMDMYRVIKSKLPGTLQSMSLYLANRDTEFILFKPVRNNIQQVFQRLHALLQEEYSGEDLQIIACPSMEQINLLLSVNK